One window of the Carnobacterium maltaromaticum DSM 20342 genome contains the following:
- a CDS encoding ROK family protein, which produces MIVQLYGSIEGGGTKFVCAIGNEQLEIVEKAVFKTTTPEETLKKVVQFFEGKRVSAIGMGMFGPLEQRVNHEKYGYITSTPKQGWANVDVVSQLKEVLNVPIYFTTDVNSSAYGEFISRGAVPGLVYYTIGTGIGAGIVLNGEIIGVTGHPEMGHVSVKRRLDDADFEGVCPYHKDCLEGLASGPTLQARLGILGERVALDHPVFELIGYYIAQACVQATLTLRPSVIVLGGGVMSSNLLEIVKKEFKKTLNNYIEIENIDTYLSLPTVVENGSATIGNFALAKKII; this is translated from the coding sequence ATGATTGTGCAGTTATATGGCAGTATCGAAGGTGGAGGCACAAAATTTGTTTGTGCGATTGGAAATGAACAACTGGAAATAGTGGAAAAGGCAGTCTTTAAAACAACAACGCCAGAAGAAACATTAAAAAAAGTTGTCCAGTTTTTTGAAGGAAAACGCGTTTCAGCAATTGGTATGGGTATGTTTGGCCCATTAGAGCAGCGCGTTAATCATGAAAAATATGGCTATATTACAAGTACGCCTAAACAAGGGTGGGCCAATGTCGATGTGGTGAGTCAATTAAAAGAAGTACTTAATGTGCCTATATATTTTACAACAGATGTGAATTCTTCGGCTTACGGTGAATTTATTTCTAGAGGTGCCGTACCTGGGCTAGTCTATTACACAATTGGAACAGGGATTGGAGCAGGGATCGTTTTGAATGGTGAAATTATTGGTGTGACGGGTCATCCCGAAATGGGCCATGTATCAGTAAAACGTAGATTAGATGATGCTGATTTTGAAGGTGTATGTCCTTATCATAAAGATTGCCTTGAAGGGCTAGCTAGTGGACCTACTCTTCAAGCTAGGCTTGGTATTTTAGGGGAACGTGTTGCTTTAGATCACCCTGTTTTTGAGCTGATCGGTTATTATATTGCACAAGCTTGTGTTCAAGCTACCTTAACTTTGCGTCCCAGTGTGATTGTACTTGGTGGCGGTGTTATGAGCTCGAATTTATTAGAAATTGTAAAAAAAGAATTTAAAAAAACGTTGAATAATTATATTGAAATAGAAAATATAGATACGTATTTAAGCTTACCGACTGTGGTAGAAAATGGATCAGCGACAATTGGAAATTTTGCGTTGGCTAAAAAAATAATTTAA
- a CDS encoding ABC transporter permease, whose amino-acid sequence MKQKVKNNLFYMRKNYLLYLLVLPAIVLTFIFKYVPIYGLLIAFKNYNPLQGIIGSEWVGLEHFTRFLSSPNFMILLVNTLKLSVYGLLLGFFPPIILAISFNLLASDKLKKRLQLILYAPNFISVVIIVGMIFLFFSNKGPVNHIYEFFTGKTVPFLTEPDFFRPLYIFSGIWQGIGWSSILYTATLSNVSPELIDAAKIDGANILQRIWHVDIPAIKPVMVISFILAAGGIMSVGYEKAYLMQTTMNLPSSEIIATYVYKVGLQSGDYSYSTAVGLFNSLINLILIIAVNQTVKKLNDGEGL is encoded by the coding sequence ATGAAACAAAAAGTGAAGAATAATTTGTTTTATATGCGAAAGAATTACCTATTATATTTATTGGTGTTGCCAGCAATTGTTTTAACGTTTATTTTTAAATACGTCCCAATTTATGGATTACTCATTGCGTTCAAAAACTATAATCCTCTTCAAGGGATCATAGGAAGTGAATGGGTTGGACTCGAACATTTCACTCGATTTTTATCATCGCCTAACTTTATGATCTTGTTAGTAAACACTTTGAAACTAAGTGTTTATGGTCTATTACTAGGGTTTTTCCCGCCCATTATTTTGGCAATTTCATTCAATTTATTAGCTAGTGATAAATTGAAGAAAAGGCTGCAGCTAATTCTCTATGCACCAAATTTTATATCAGTTGTAATTATCGTCGGAATGATTTTCCTATTCTTCTCAAATAAAGGACCTGTCAATCATATTTATGAATTTTTTACTGGTAAAACGGTGCCGTTCTTAACTGAACCTGATTTCTTTCGACCCTTGTATATTTTCTCGGGCATTTGGCAAGGAATTGGATGGTCGTCGATTCTCTATACAGCAACATTATCAAATGTGTCACCGGAATTGATTGATGCTGCAAAAATTGATGGCGCTAACATTTTACAAAGAATTTGGCATGTTGATATACCTGCAATTAAACCGGTCATGGTAATTAGTTTTATCCTTGCTGCAGGAGGTATTATGAGTGTCGGTTACGAAAAGGCTTACTTAATGCAGACAACGATGAATTTACCGAGTTCAGAAATTATCGCAACTTATGTTTATAAAGTAGGACTTCAATCAGGAGATTACAGTTACTCAACTGCCGTTGGCTTGTTTAACTCCTTGATTAATCTTATTTTAATCATTGCAGTCAACCAAACAGTGAAAAAATTAAATGATGGGGAGGGGCTGTAA
- a CDS encoding carbohydrate ABC transporter permease gives MLNKQTRFDRNVLIVNRVLIGLLVFITIVPLAYVLAASFQDPDTLMSQGISFNLKNWTLAGYQKVLANDSILRGFVNSMFYSFAYAAFSTIITMLCAYPLSKKEFVGRKVIMSFFLLTMFFGGGLVPTYMVVKNLGILDTPWAIILPGAINIWNIILARTYFQSLPDELEEAAKIDGANSMQVFFKILLPLAKPIMFVLFLYAFVGQWNSYFDAMIYIKDPDLQPLQLILRNILIQNQIDTNMVGSQAAMAEMEKVAQLIKYATIIISSLPLIIMYPFFQKYFDKGVLVGSMKG, from the coding sequence ATGTTGAATAAACAGACTAGATTTGACCGGAATGTACTAATCGTTAATCGAGTATTGATTGGCTTATTAGTTTTTATTACCATCGTTCCATTAGCATATGTCCTAGCTGCTTCATTTCAGGATCCAGATACGTTAATGAGTCAGGGAATTAGTTTTAATTTGAAAAATTGGACACTGGCAGGTTATCAAAAAGTTTTAGCCAATGATTCGATTCTTCGCGGCTTCGTTAACTCAATGTTTTATTCTTTTGCATATGCAGCCTTTTCAACGATTATTACGATGCTTTGTGCCTATCCTCTTTCAAAAAAAGAATTTGTAGGTAGAAAAGTAATCATGTCATTTTTCTTGTTAACCATGTTCTTTGGTGGGGGATTGGTTCCCACATATATGGTTGTTAAAAATTTAGGGATTTTGGATACGCCATGGGCAATCATTTTGCCAGGTGCAATTAATATTTGGAACATTATATTGGCTAGAACTTATTTCCAAAGCTTACCTGATGAATTAGAAGAAGCCGCAAAAATAGATGGTGCAAATAGTATGCAAGTCTTTTTCAAAATCTTATTACCTTTAGCTAAACCAATCATGTTTGTTTTATTTTTATATGCCTTTGTTGGCCAATGGAATAGCTACTTTGATGCAATGATTTATATTAAAGACCCTGATTTACAACCTTTACAATTGATTCTGCGAAATATTTTAATTCAAAATCAGATTGATACAAATATGGTTGGCTCACAAGCAGCTATGGCGGAAATGGAAAAAGTCGCTCAGTTAATTAAGTATGCGACAATCATTATCTCAAGCTTACCTTTAATTATTATGTATCCATTCTTCCAAAAATATTTTGATAAAGGTGTTTTAGTTGGTTCAATGAAAGGATAA
- a CDS encoding ABC transporter substrate-binding protein has translation MKTKKMIIIGFSTVVLLALGSCGKKDNSSATASKDYELTNVEFPLKEKVELKMLVSENSTAPKDPNDMLIFKRLEEQSNVHISWTNYANDFAEKRNLDIASSDLPDAIFNAAASEQDLLTWGQNGVIVPLEETIEKYMPNLQKVFEEAPEYKQMLTAPDGHIYSLPWIEELGEGKKSIHTVNSLGWINQAWLTKLGLEQPKNAEELYNVLKAFKEQDPNGNGKADEIPLSFISNDDGNDLKMLFAAFGDGTGDNGDHLVVDDDGKVQFTANTESYKKAIKFFNKAYEEGLIDTESFEQDWARYVAKGNDQKYGLYFTWDPHNVTGGTEDYVMYQPMVNESGKINVTRTNNFGFSRDRFVVTSANKNIELTAKWIDQMYDPIQSIQNNWGTYGDKGQNIFKYDEEKNQLTHEPLDGAAPVEVRQKTAVGGPLAILDTYYGNYTTMPDDAKWRLDLMDKFIFPYVQNENNYPNIFLSAKDTKRLADIEADMKDFVLRKRDEWLTKGNIDQEWNDYLKQLKAFGLDEWLEIKQRNYDEYSKG, from the coding sequence ATGAAAACAAAAAAAATGATAATCATTGGTTTTTCAACAGTCGTTTTACTAGCATTAGGTTCATGTGGAAAGAAAGATAATAGTAGCGCAACGGCAAGTAAGGATTATGAGTTAACGAATGTTGAGTTTCCTTTAAAAGAGAAAGTTGAGCTGAAAATGCTAGTTTCTGAAAATTCAACGGCCCCTAAAGATCCAAATGATATGCTGATTTTTAAACGTTTAGAGGAACAAAGTAATGTTCATATTAGTTGGACAAACTACGCCAATGATTTTGCGGAAAAGAGGAATCTAGATATTGCTTCTAGTGATTTACCAGATGCTATTTTCAATGCTGCAGCGAGTGAACAAGATTTACTTACTTGGGGTCAAAATGGTGTGATTGTACCTTTAGAGGAAACAATCGAGAAATATATGCCAAACTTACAAAAGGTTTTTGAAGAAGCCCCTGAATATAAGCAGATGTTGACGGCACCAGATGGCCACATCTATTCTCTGCCATGGATTGAAGAACTTGGAGAAGGAAAGAAATCAATCCATACAGTAAATTCTTTAGGTTGGATTAATCAGGCTTGGCTGACTAAATTAGGCTTAGAGCAACCTAAAAATGCAGAAGAGCTATACAATGTATTAAAAGCGTTTAAAGAACAAGATCCTAATGGAAATGGTAAGGCGGATGAGATTCCGTTGAGCTTCATTTCTAATGATGATGGCAATGATTTGAAGATGTTATTTGCAGCCTTTGGCGATGGTACTGGAGATAATGGAGATCATTTAGTTGTGGATGATGATGGCAAGGTACAGTTTACTGCAAATACAGAAAGCTATAAAAAAGCAATCAAGTTCTTTAATAAAGCTTATGAAGAAGGTTTAATTGATACAGAAAGCTTTGAACAAGATTGGGCTAGATATGTTGCAAAAGGAAATGATCAAAAATACGGATTGTACTTTACTTGGGATCCGCATAATGTGACAGGAGGTACAGAGGATTATGTTATGTACCAACCGATGGTTAATGAAAGTGGCAAAATTAATGTGACTAGAACAAATAATTTTGGTTTTTCGAGAGACCGATTTGTTGTTACTTCCGCAAATAAAAACATTGAATTAACAGCAAAATGGATTGATCAAATGTACGATCCTATTCAATCTATTCAAAATAACTGGGGAACCTATGGCGATAAAGGTCAAAATATTTTTAAATATGACGAAGAGAAAAATCAATTAACTCATGAACCTCTTGACGGTGCAGCTCCTGTTGAAGTACGTCAGAAAACTGCAGTTGGTGGACCACTTGCGATTTTAGATACGTATTATGGGAACTATACAACCATGCCTGATGATGCGAAATGGCGTCTTGATTTAATGGATAAATTTATTTTCCCATATGTTCAAAATGAAAATAATTATCCGAATATCTTTTTATCTGCTAAAGATACGAAACGTCTCGCTGATATAGAAGCAGATATGAAGGATTTTGTTCTTAGAAAAAGAGATGAATGGCTTACAAAAGGTAATATAGATCAAGAATGGAATGACTATTTAAAACAATTAAAAGCGTTCGGTTTGGATGAATGGCTAGAAATCAAGCAAAGAAACTATGACGAATACTCAAAAGGATGA
- a CDS encoding glycoside hydrolase family 32 protein, translating to MTVDKWISENKELVNTMYKPLHHFSAPIGWINDPNGFVYYKGEYHLFYQFHPYSAKWGPMHWGHAKSKDLLNWEHLPVALEPDQPYDEGGCFSGTALAQEDQLILMYTGVSEEDGKSRQIQCIAVSTDGITFEKSPHNPVIDERHVKNTTDFRDPKIFRKNEKYYSLVASTKDGIGNVLLFESDDLVSWVFKSTFLTAEPHQGKIWECPDLFELDGKDVLIVSPIAFTSEGARYTNVNSSVYFVGKVDWDTYKFIPESYEEIDSGLDFYAPQTLKDDRNRRILIAWQQMWGRNIPTDDLGHHWAGSMIIPRELRLVDGKLIQTIVSEYNEALTLASSQNVDRLYRGQLEPFVQLETTEPFSIEIGADEDYLQFDYDGESLMIDRTNLQQSIQGEEEQSDKRSKCYSSENLIVKIYVDKACCEIIVNDEVTFSTTFYLESVDAEIRVKGKDLKIDVYNKKI from the coding sequence ATGACTGTTGATAAATGGATTTCAGAAAATAAAGAATTAGTGAACACAATGTATAAGCCTTTGCACCACTTTTCGGCACCGATTGGTTGGATCAACGATCCCAATGGCTTTGTTTATTATAAGGGAGAATATCACCTATTTTATCAATTTCACCCTTACTCAGCTAAATGGGGTCCAATGCACTGGGGTCATGCTAAGAGTAAAGATTTGTTGAATTGGGAACATTTACCTGTAGCATTGGAGCCCGATCAGCCCTACGATGAAGGCGGCTGCTTCTCAGGGACAGCTTTGGCCCAAGAAGATCAATTAATTTTGATGTATACAGGTGTTTCAGAAGAAGATGGAAAATCGCGTCAGATTCAGTGCATTGCTGTGAGCACAGATGGGATTACATTTGAAAAGTCGCCACACAATCCAGTGATTGACGAACGTCACGTGAAAAATACGACCGACTTTCGTGACCCTAAAATATTTCGAAAGAACGAGAAATATTATTCTTTAGTTGCTTCTACAAAAGATGGAATTGGGAATGTCCTGTTATTTGAATCAGATGACTTGGTTTCTTGGGTATTTAAATCTACTTTTTTGACGGCGGAACCCCATCAAGGGAAAATTTGGGAATGTCCTGATTTATTTGAATTAGACGGGAAAGATGTTTTAATTGTCTCGCCGATTGCATTTACCAGTGAGGGGGCACGTTATACGAATGTAAATAGTTCTGTATATTTTGTTGGTAAGGTTGATTGGGATACCTATAAGTTTATTCCTGAAAGTTATGAAGAGATTGACTCAGGATTGGATTTTTATGCACCACAGACCTTAAAAGATGATCGGAATCGTAGAATTTTGATTGCTTGGCAACAAATGTGGGGACGAAACATTCCAACGGATGATTTAGGTCATCACTGGGCAGGAAGTATGATTATACCAAGAGAACTTAGATTAGTAGATGGGAAATTAATTCAGACGATAGTTTCTGAATATAATGAAGCTTTGACATTAGCTAGTTCTCAGAATGTAGATCGATTATATAGAGGACAACTTGAGCCTTTTGTTCAATTAGAGACTACCGAGCCTTTTTCTATTGAGATAGGCGCTGATGAAGATTATTTGCAGTTTGATTATGATGGAGAATCGTTGATGATAGATCGTACAAATCTTCAACAGTCAATCCAAGGCGAAGAAGAGCAATCAGATAAAAGAAGTAAATGCTACTCTTCGGAAAACTTAATAGTCAAAATATATGTAGATAAAGCTTGCTGCGAAATTATTGTGAACGATGAAGTCACGTTTTCAACCACCTTCTATTTGGAATCGGTTGACGCAGAAATTAGAGTAAAGGGAAAAGATTTAAAGATAGATGTGTACAATAAAAAAATCTGA
- a CDS encoding TetR/AcrR family transcriptional regulator, protein MGRAKEFDQEVVLDKAMQIFWEKGYEKTSMQDLVDHMGIHRRSIYDTFGDKHELFLKTLDCYEYRLNHIIKQSLTQDMTIKEKLEMLFLIVVSTDDEYPKGCLIVNTATELSLLDKQIEHKIQELFEKSETYLYMLLVEAKNKGEISKSENLRELASYLHNAWVGIRVLVKTTNDQMKLHSIVKTTLSIIK, encoded by the coding sequence ATGGGAAGAGCAAAAGAGTTTGATCAAGAAGTTGTTTTAGATAAAGCCATGCAAATTTTTTGGGAAAAAGGCTATGAGAAAACTTCTATGCAAGATTTAGTGGATCATATGGGAATTCATCGCCGCAGTATTTACGATACATTTGGAGACAAACACGAATTGTTTTTAAAGACACTAGATTGTTATGAATATAGGCTTAATCATATAATTAAGCAGAGCTTGACGCAAGATATGACAATTAAAGAAAAGCTTGAAATGTTATTTTTGATTGTGGTATCAACAGATGACGAGTATCCAAAAGGGTGTTTGATTGTAAATACAGCGACGGAATTATCCTTGTTAGATAAACAAATAGAACATAAGATTCAAGAACTATTTGAGAAAAGTGAAACGTATCTTTATATGTTACTAGTTGAGGCTAAGAACAAAGGAGAAATTTCAAAAAGCGAAAATTTGCGGGAGTTAGCAAGTTATTTGCATAATGCATGGGTCGGTATCAGAGTGTTGGTGAAGACCACAAATGATCAAATGAAACTACATTCGATTGTAAAAACGACATTGTCGATAATTAAATAG
- a CDS encoding SDR family NAD(P)-dependent oxidoreductase has protein sequence MSKKYTVITGASSGIGYETALAFAGKEKNMILIARRTEQLTELQKRIQKQYPNLDIIVKISDLSDKKQVYGLYESLKQYDIETWINNAGVGASGALMNNDLKQIERIIQVNIEATTILSTLYAKDYANVQGAQLINVSSAMGYVIALGNVAYSASKFFVSVLTEGLAAELKDAELQAKVLAPALTATAFIQQSSDSELDYENYQLRSPQEVASYLMALYESTQTVGIVNEKNEFILSNPIFPVFSI, from the coding sequence ATGAGTAAAAAATATACAGTGATTACAGGCGCAAGTTCAGGTATTGGCTATGAAACAGCTTTAGCCTTTGCTGGAAAAGAGAAGAATATGATACTGATTGCAAGGCGAACAGAGCAGTTAACTGAATTACAAAAAAGGATTCAAAAACAATATCCTAATCTAGATATTATCGTAAAAATAAGTGACTTGTCAGATAAAAAACAAGTTTATGGGCTATATGAGTCATTGAAACAGTATGATATTGAGACATGGATCAATAATGCAGGAGTTGGTGCTTCCGGAGCGTTGATGAATAATGATTTGAAACAAATTGAGCGAATAATCCAAGTTAATATTGAAGCAACAACTATTTTATCAACGTTATATGCAAAAGATTACGCTAATGTACAAGGTGCACAACTAATTAATGTTTCATCAGCAATGGGATATGTAATCGCATTAGGAAATGTTGCTTATTCTGCTTCAAAGTTTTTTGTTAGTGTTCTGACTGAAGGTCTAGCCGCAGAATTGAAAGATGCAGAGTTACAAGCTAAAGTTTTGGCGCCTGCTCTTACTGCTACAGCATTTATTCAACAATCAAGTGATTCAGAGTTAGATTATGAGAACTATCAGTTGCGCTCGCCGCAAGAAGTTGCCTCCTACTTAATGGCACTCTATGAGAGCACTCAAACGGTAGGAATTGTGAATGAGAAAAATGAATTTATTTTAAGTAATCCCATTTTTCCAGTATTTTCGATATAG
- a CDS encoding alkene reductase produces MTIKERVVKNRLVMAPMTRSRAKENGVPSKLMSKYYQQRASMGLIITEGIQPSAVGQGYLYTPGIYTDEQIIGWQEITNAVHQQEGTIFFQLMHVGRISHPDNVKGLQAQAPSAIAPTEEIFTGNGMQAIPVPLETTKEDIKMTVDDFRLAAKNAIQAGADGVEIHSANGYLLHQFLGENSNIRTDEYGGSIKNRVRFVLEVAQAVAAEIGADKTGIRISPMNQLGGVDEGNAGKQLYSYLVSELAKLDLAYLHMMYVSHEDSLLKDIRTAWPNVLIINRPSRPVDQIDFDIVNGNAEMVSVGTLALANPDLVERLKTGKPLNQPHPETFYGNEGEVGYTDYPFL; encoded by the coding sequence ATAACAATTAAAGAGCGAGTAGTAAAAAATCGCTTAGTGATGGCGCCAATGACGCGTAGCAGAGCCAAGGAAAATGGTGTTCCAAGTAAGCTAATGAGCAAATATTATCAACAACGCGCTTCAATGGGATTAATTATTACAGAAGGGATTCAACCTTCTGCAGTAGGACAAGGTTATTTGTATACTCCAGGTATCTATACGGATGAACAAATAATCGGATGGCAAGAAATAACAAATGCGGTTCATCAACAAGAGGGGACAATTTTCTTTCAATTAATGCATGTTGGGAGAATATCTCATCCTGATAATGTAAAAGGATTACAGGCGCAGGCTCCATCAGCGATTGCACCAACAGAGGAAATTTTTACTGGTAACGGTATGCAAGCTATTCCAGTTCCGCTTGAGACGACAAAAGAGGATATTAAAATGACAGTGGATGATTTTCGTTTAGCTGCTAAAAACGCGATTCAAGCAGGCGCAGATGGTGTTGAAATCCATAGTGCTAATGGTTATTTATTGCATCAATTTTTAGGAGAGAATTCGAATATTCGAACAGATGAATACGGAGGTTCAATCAAAAATCGCGTTAGATTTGTACTAGAAGTAGCACAAGCTGTCGCTGCTGAAATTGGCGCAGATAAAACGGGAATTCGGATTTCGCCAATGAATCAACTGGGTGGTGTTGATGAAGGAAATGCTGGGAAGCAATTGTATAGCTATTTAGTATCTGAACTAGCGAAATTAGATTTGGCCTACTTGCATATGATGTATGTCAGCCATGAGGACTCGTTATTGAAAGATATTCGCACAGCGTGGCCCAATGTATTAATTATAAATCGACCTAGTCGACCTGTTGATCAAATTGATTTTGATATTGTGAATGGAAATGCTGAAATGGTTTCAGTTGGGACGTTGGCATTGGCTAATCCAGACTTAGTTGAACGTTTAAAAACAGGCAAACCACTTAATCAGCCACATCCTGAAACCTTTTATGGAAATGAAGGAGAAGTTGGCTACACAGATTATCCATTTTTATAA
- a CDS encoding NADP-dependent oxidoreductase: MKAAQINKYTKKVHAKITEISIPEISDNQVLIKTKAAAVNPLEILNITGAVKLIQDYQMPLTIGNELTGVIDKVGKNVQGFKVGDAVYARLPIDHIGAFAEYVAVAADAIWFLPDHLDFITGAAVPLTGLTAYQGLHEKLNAQAGQTVFIPGGSGSFGQMAIPIAKAMGLTVIVSGNAAAKERTLAVGADQFIDYKTENYWEVLDSVDFVIDTLGAAEFERELSIIKPGGRLLSLITGPNKRFAISQGLPKWKQFLFGLVGSKYDKKAKEKNIDYHFIFVQADGNQLKLVSEIIEKNKIIPAIDPSKFRLEDINQALELVEKGHPQGKVVIRFD, translated from the coding sequence ATGAAAGCAGCTCAGATTAATAAATATACAAAAAAAGTGCATGCGAAAATTACAGAAATATCGATTCCTGAAATATCAGATAATCAAGTGTTGATAAAAACAAAAGCAGCCGCTGTTAACCCGCTAGAAATTCTAAATATAACAGGGGCAGTAAAATTAATTCAGGATTATCAAATGCCTTTAACTATTGGGAATGAATTGACAGGTGTAATAGATAAAGTTGGCAAAAATGTTCAAGGATTTAAAGTTGGTGATGCTGTCTATGCTAGACTACCCATCGATCATATTGGTGCTTTTGCAGAATATGTTGCTGTTGCTGCTGATGCTATTTGGTTTTTACCTGATCATTTAGATTTTATTACAGGAGCCGCAGTTCCATTGACAGGTTTAACAGCCTATCAAGGTCTGCACGAAAAGTTAAATGCTCAAGCAGGACAGACCGTTTTCATTCCAGGTGGCTCAGGTAGTTTTGGACAAATGGCGATACCCATTGCAAAAGCGATGGGATTAACTGTAATTGTTTCAGGAAATGCGGCAGCTAAAGAAAGAACTTTAGCAGTTGGTGCAGATCAGTTTATTGATTATAAAACAGAAAATTATTGGGAAGTACTAGACTCTGTTGATTTTGTAATAGATACTTTGGGGGCCGCAGAATTTGAACGAGAGTTATCTATTATTAAACCAGGTGGTCGTTTGTTAAGTCTTATAACGGGGCCCAATAAACGTTTTGCAATAAGCCAAGGGTTACCGAAATGGAAACAATTTTTATTTGGTTTAGTAGGTTCAAAATACGATAAGAAGGCAAAAGAAAAAAATATTGACTATCATTTTATCTTTGTTCAAGCAGACGGAAACCAATTGAAACTAGTATCTGAGATCATTGAGAAAAATAAGATTATTCCAGCAATTGATCCATCAAAATTCCGCTTGGAGGACATTAATCAAGCTTTAGAGCTAGTTGAAAAAGGCCATCCACAAGGAAAAGTTGTTATAAGGTTTGATTAA
- a CDS encoding alpha/beta fold hydrolase — MGYVEASNLFIKDAHGKKFAYREVGKKTNMPLILLTHLSANLDNWDPKIVDGLARKFWVIAFDGQGVGLSGGSTPKKILEMANETVSFIQALGLNKVHILGLSMGGMVAQEIVLSHPKIVERLVLVGTGPKGGQGIGRVAKVTNYSMLRALITFKDIKYYLFFTSSQSSRTKAKEYLIRLKSRKKNRDKSIRLHSYNQQLKAIKRWSRGETDPLEEIKQPTLIINGDTDIMVPTANSYDLAQRISDSKLIIYKDSGHGSLFQYPEEFVADVGTFLMV; from the coding sequence ATGGGATATGTAGAGGCATCTAATTTATTTATCAAAGATGCGCATGGGAAGAAATTTGCCTATCGTGAAGTTGGTAAAAAAACAAATATGCCATTGATTCTGTTGACACATTTATCAGCAAACTTAGATAATTGGGATCCTAAAATCGTGGATGGTTTAGCCCGGAAATTTTGGGTTATTGCCTTTGATGGTCAAGGTGTAGGTTTATCTGGTGGTAGTACGCCTAAAAAAATTTTAGAAATGGCAAACGAAACTGTTTCATTTATTCAAGCATTAGGATTGAATAAAGTTCATATTTTAGGTCTTTCTATGGGAGGAATGGTTGCCCAAGAAATTGTCCTGTCACACCCAAAAATAGTTGAAAGATTAGTTTTAGTTGGTACAGGACCAAAAGGCGGTCAGGGAATTGGTCGTGTTGCAAAAGTAACGAATTATTCAATGTTACGGGCTCTGATTACGTTTAAAGATATAAAATACTATCTATTTTTCACCTCATCCCAAAGTAGCCGAACAAAAGCTAAAGAATATTTGATACGATTAAAAAGCCGTAAGAAAAATCGAGATAAATCAATTCGATTACACAGCTATAATCAGCAATTGAAGGCTATCAAACGTTGGAGCCGCGGGGAAACAGACCCACTTGAAGAAATAAAACAACCTACGCTAATTATAAATGGGGACACAGATATTATGGTCCCAACAGCTAATTCTTATGATTTAGCACAACGAATTAGTGATAGTAAATTGATTATTTATAAAGATTCAGGACATGGCTCCTTATTCCAGTATCCTGAAGAATTTGTTGCAGATGTGGGAACATTTTTAATGGTCTAA
- a CDS encoding helix-turn-helix domain-containing protein, whose translation MSAFSEMEASLINERIMAGLEAAKLNGKSLGRPPLVEKNQLALQLYYENRFSVKEIATISGLATSTVYKIIKQEKEKPKN comes from the coding sequence ATGAGCGCTTTCTCTGAAATGGAAGCTTCGCTTATCAATGAAAGAATTATGGCTGGGCTAGAAGCAGCAAAACTTAATGGAAAATCTTTAGGCCGTCCTCCACTAGTAGAAAAAAATCAATTAGCACTCCAACTTTATTATGAAAATAGATTTTCTGTTAAAGAAATAGCGACGATTAGTGGTTTAGCTACTTCGACAGTCTATAAAATAATCAAACAAGAAAAAGAAAAGCCTAAGAATTGA